AAGAGGATTTTAAATAATTAACATAAAAGTGGTTCAAAAGTAGGGAATTAAATTTTTAACTTTTGAACTATTTTTTTAGGAGGGATATAATGCTTGACTTTAGGATTTATACATTTCTGGAATTGTGTAAAACATTGAGTTATACTAAAACTGCTGAAAAACTTCATATGACACAACCAGCAGTAACTCAGCATATAAAATTTTTAGAAGAATTTTATAAAAACAAATTATTTTTATATTCAGGAAGAACTTTATCGTTAACGGAGTATGGGAAACTACTGCATCGTTATTTAGTAGCAATGAATTCCGACTCTGAAAAAGTAAGAGAAAAAATATTAAATCTTTCATCAAATAATCACACTTTAAATTTTGGAGCAACACTTACAATAGGTGAATATGTGATTCCAAAGGTGTTGAGAAAACTTTCCTCAGATTATCCAGAGATAAATGTATCCATTTCTGTAAAAGATACTAAATTATTATTAGAAAAATTAGAAAATGGAGATATAGAATTTCTTTTAGTAGAGGGATTTTTTGAAAAAACTAAATATGATTCATTTCTTTTTTCAAAAGAAGAGTTTGTTGCAGTATGTTCTAATAAAAATAGATTTTCTCAAGGAGAATTTACATTTGAGGACCTTTTAGAAGAAAGAATAATAGTTAGAGAAAAGGATCTGGAAGCAGAGATATTTTTGAAAAAATATTATATGATAATAATCTTTCTATTAATGATTTTAATAAAAATATGAAATAGAAAATATAAAAATAATAAAAGAAATGGTAAAAATAATGCAGGTATAACTTTTATATATAAAACAGCGATTGAAGAAGAAATTAAAAAGGGAGAAATTACAGTAATAAAATTGAAAAATTTTCATGCTGAGAGAGAATTTAATTTTGTTTTTTTAAAAGATAGTATACATAAACAGGAATATAAAAATTGGTTTGAATTTATGAAAAAATGCTAAATTTATTTTAATAGTAGAAGTTTTTATTGAAATGGGATATTACATAAATAAAGTTTGTCAATCTTTGGGAGGGATTTATGTTTAAAAAAATTGATAAGTTTGTATTTTGGGTGAGAATAAATTCAATTATTATTTTAGCACTTTTTATATTCTTATATGGAATATTATATGGATTATCATATATAAATTTTGATATAGATACAAGTAAGATAGTAAATTATATGAATATTATTTGTTATATAATTTTCTTTTTTTACAAACAAAAAGATAAGTTTTTTAAACTAAAATATTTTTTTTGTTATGTAATCGTTAGTTTTATTGTAGGAAGAGCTATAGATTTTTTAGTGATAGCTTTTTCTATAGAAGAATTCATAAAAATTGCAAAAATTAGTGAAAGTTTATCGTTTTTTATTATATCAATTGTTTTAGAAAGTTACCTAGAAGGTTTTCTATATCAAACTTTTAAAGAGATTTCATATAAAAGGAATAATAATTAAATTTTAATGAAATAAAAATATCTGTAGATAAAAAGAGAATAGTACATTTGCATTTCAAGTACCATTTTAATTTTATTAGAGTTTTAAAGCACAAGACATATCAAATATATTAACTTAAAAATTAAAAAAAAGAAGAGGAAAACAAAAAAAGCTGCCAGCAGGCAGCCATTTTTTAAACTAAAAATTCATATATACCTATTCCAAAAACTCCAGATACAAGCATCACACAAATTGGATTTATTTTAAATTTTCTAAGAGCTATAACAGCACAAAGAAAAATTGCTACAGAGATATAATTGATATGGTTTTCTTGAATATTTATTTTATCACCAAAAAATGCAATAAGTGCTATTGTAGTTCCAGCAGAGGCTATAAGTCCAACTACTGCAGGACGTAATCCTCTTAAAATTCCTTTGATGATTTTAAGATCTCCATATTTAAAATAAAGGAATGTAAAAATCATCACTACAATAAAAGAGGGAGTAATACAGCCAAGAGTTGCAACAAGAGCCCCTTTTATTCCAGCTATTTGTATTCCTACAAATGTAGCACAATTTAAAGATACAGAACCTGGAGTCATTTCAGCAATAGTTATAATATCTGTAAATTCTTTTAATGTAAGCCATTGATGTAAATCAACGACTTGAGATTTGATAAGAGGCATTGCTGCATATCCTCCTCCTATACTAAATAATCCTATTTTGAAAAAACTTATAAATAAGTTTAAATATATCATAAGTGTCACCTCTCTTTAAAGATTTTGAGTTTTAAATTTATAGCTGCTAGAAATTGCACCAATAAATCCACAAATTAGAACTATAAATATAATATTAATTTCAAAGAAGTATACTGCAATAAATACAGCTATTGTCATTAAACTAAAGATTAATTCCTTTTTCTTTACTACATCTTTAGCAAGAGAAAATGTTACATCAAAAATAATTGCTGCAATAGCAGCTTGCATGCCTTTCATTAGGGCATTTACTGTTACATTATCTTTAAAAGAGATATAAAATAGTGAAACTATTGATAATGTAATAAGTGGTGGAAGAGCAGTAGCTGTTATAGAAATTAACGCTCCTGGGATACCTGCCAATTTGTATCCGACTAGGATAGATATATTAATAGATAGTGAACCAGGTGATGATTGAGCAATAGCTATAAGATTCAATATCTCTTTTTCTTCTATCCAATGATATTCTTTTACAAATTTTTTTCTCATAAGAGAAACAATAACAAATCCTCCCCCAAATGTAAATGCACTAAGGTAAAGCATGGTTGTAAAAAGTTTCCAATAGCTTTTTTTCTGTAAAGTTAACTTTTCCATAATTTACCTCCATTTTTTCTAATATTTCTTTTTAATTTTATACACTTATTATATAACTTGTTTAATTATAAAAAAATAATATAATATTATAAAGTATATAATTTTTTTTATATGATAAAGGAAGTGATGATTGTGACATTAAGACATATTAGAATTTTTTTAGCAGTGTGTAAGTATAATAATGTAACTATGGCAGCTAAAGAACTATTTATAGCTCAGCCAGCTGCAAGTTTAGCTATAAAAGAATTGGAAGAATATTATGGAATAAAGCTTTTTGATAGAATATCTAAAAGACTTTATATAACAGAACCAGGAAAAAAATTTTTAAGTTATGCTTCACACATAACCTCTCTTTTTGATGAGATGGAAAAAGAATTAAAATGTCATGATTTAGTTAATAACTTAAAGATAGGAGCAACTATTGCTACTGGAACATATTTTATGCCAAAATATGTTGAAAAATTTGCTGAGATACGTCCAGGAATAAAAATAAATGTATATATAGAAAATTCAAAAGTAATAGAAAATAAATTACTGACAAATGAATTGGATTTGGCTATAATTGATGGAATTATTCATTCGGAAAATATAATAAGCGATCCTATTTTAGATGATAAACTTGTAATAATATGCAGTCCTAAGAATCCATTGGCTCAAAAAGAAACTGTATCTTTAGAAGAAATAAAGAATCAAAATTTTCTTTTGAGGGAAAGAGGGAGTGGAACAAGGGAATTATTTGACAGTATTCTTTTTTCAAGAGGGATAACTATAGAGCCATTATGGGAAAGTATTAGTACAAGAGCTTTGGTAATTGCTGTACAGCAGAATATAGGGATAGCAGTATTACCTTATTATCTTGTAAAAGAGGAGCTTGAGAAAAAAATTGTATCAAGAGTAAGGATAAAAAACATAAAGTTTGTAAGAAAATTCAATATTATTCATCACAAAAATAAATATTTAAGTTCATCTGCAATATCTTTTATTGAAATGTGTAAAAATATGGAGAAATAAAAAATGAGGGGAGTCATAATTTCTTATGATTCGCCTCATTTTTACTATTAAAAAAAATTAAGCTTTTATAGTTTTATCATTAGATTCCATGAAAGCAAGATATTCATCTTTTGTCATAACAGGTTTGAAATTTTTAAGAATTTCTTTGCCAGTTTCTGCATTGTTGAATAGAAGATCTACTACTGTAAGAGCCATAGATTTAGCTGGTGCAAGGTAAGCATATTCTTCATCGACAATAGAATAAC
Above is a window of Fusobacterium varium DNA encoding:
- the cmpR_2 gene encoding HTH-type transcriptional activator CmpR codes for the protein MIVTLRHIRIFLAVCKYNNVTMAAKELFIAQPAASLAIKELEEYYGIKLFDRISKRLYITEPGKKFLSYASHITSLFDEMEKELKCHDLVNNLKIGATIATGTYFMPKYVEKFAEIRPGIKINVYIENSKVIENKLLTNELDLAIIDGIIHSENIISDPILDDKLVIICSPKNPLAQKETVSLEEIKNQNFLLRERGSGTRELFDSILFSRGITIEPLWESISTRALVIAVQQNIGIAVLPYYLVKEELEKKIVSRVRIKNIKFVRKFNIIHHKNKYLSSSAISFIEMCKNMEK
- a CDS encoding chromate transporter, chromate ion transporter (CHR) family — translated: MEKLTLQKKSYWKLFTTMLYLSAFTFGGGFVIVSLMRKKFVKEYHWIEEKEILNLIAIAQSSPGSLSINISILVGYKLAGIPGALISITATALPPLITLSIVSLFYISFKDNVTVNALMKGMQAAIAAIIFDVTFSLAKDVVKKKELIFSLMTIAVFIAVYFFEINIIFIVLICGFIGAISSSYKFKTQNL
- the cysL_3 gene encoding CysJI operon transcriptional activator; the encoded protein is MLDFRIYTFLELCKTLSYTKTAEKLHMTQPAVTQHIKFLEEFYKNKLFLYSGRTLSLTEYGKLLHRYLVAMNSDSEKVREKILNLSSNNHTLNFGATLTIGEYVIPKVLRKLSSDYPEINVSISVKDTKLLLEKLENGDIEFLLVEGFFEKTKYDSFLFSKEEFVAVCSNKNRFSQGEFTFEDLLEERIIVREKDLEAEIFLKKYYMIIIFLLMILIKI
- a CDS encoding chromate transporter, chromate ion transporter (CHR) family — its product is MIYLNLFISFFKIGLFSIGGGYAAMPLIKSQVVDLHQWLTLKEFTDIITIAEMTPGSVSLNCATFVGIQIAGIKGALVATLGCITPSFIVVMIFTFLYFKYGDLKIIKGILRGLRPAVVGLIASAGTTIALIAFFGDKINIQENHINYISVAIFLCAVIALRKFKINPICVMLVSGVFGIGIYEFLV